In a genomic window of Xenopus laevis strain J_2021 chromosome 5S, Xenopus_laevis_v10.1, whole genome shotgun sequence:
- the tp53bp2.S gene encoding apoptosis-stimulating of p53 protein 2 isoform X2, whose translation MSATAGDRTDGKRSGSASPTEPVPIVTIRNILNYMNRDEISQLRLMFLTVYLSNNEQHFTEVPITPETTCRDVLELCKEPGETDCHLAEVWRGTERPVPDNERMCEVLHKYGTHRNEAQFYLRHERPPSRESVNVQRVHDLNAKRNGVKMPGERRMENGVNGPRMDMTLAELQEMAARQQQQIEAQQRMLATKEQRLMFLKQQDQRQQQANEQEKLKRLRDIAENQEAKLKKVRALKGHVERKRISNGRLVEEIEQMSNLFQQKQKDLTTAVSKVEELSRQLEMLKNGRIEGYHDNQSAVSELDRLYKELQLRNKLNQEQNAKLQQHRDNLNKRNAEVATMDRRVNELRERLWKKKVALQQKENVPQVASTPSRVAAVGPYILSATMPRGPSSRPELVVKPAFPEGTSTTQVPDVPLKSQTLPNMKTASQGKNSQGGYSIKQQPVGTNWSDANGNIQGSLSSAGQAGSAEKDKKSRPCSMFDSVEPPPGPPNFGTLRKNQSSEDLLRDPQALTKGVTKVPPPVPSKPKQISLTQYGPPPQPPVIEPKSDASSQKSPASLQGNKQRAAQQARVPVPINPESVPTPKVDNPPAVAVRPFTPQPAKEPPPPPFRKPKTVAASSIYSMYTQQQTPGKNYTVQGALTRSQTRQPFSSVYGKPVLNGSQSQQTMNQSADGTCVDGQVKSNSPEPDGDTPVTVQESQETERIPRPLSPTKLLPFLSNPYRNQSDADLEALRKKLYNAPRPLKKRSSITEPEGPNGPNIQKLLYQRTTLAAMETISAPKQSPVASISENSGEGLEVHVTADQEAESQEESASSLQVLEPETREPIVVPEEIELLSPVLGPDYVPEGRPEDILPLPPPPEELNVVTSQPPDTIIEEYPPYPPPPYPTSGERDSLVEDPSNLRPPEITGQFSLPPGKRTNLRKNGSERISHGMRVKFNPLALLLDSSLEGEFDLVQRIIYEVEDPSQPNDEGITALHNAVCAGHTEIVKFLVQFGVNVNAADSDGWTPLHCAASCNNVQVCKFLVESGAAVFATTYSDRQTAADKCEEMEEGYSQCSQFLYGVQEKMGIMNRGVIYTLWDYEAENDDEITMKEGDCMTILRREDEDETEWWWARLNDKEGYVSRNLLGLYPRIKPRQRSLA comes from the exons ATGTCTGCCACAGCGGGGGACAGAACGGATGGGAAGCGCTCGGGATCGGCATCACCTACGGAGCCTGTACCTATCGTAACCATCAGGAATATTCTTAACTACATGAACCGGGATGAGATCAGCCAACTGCGCCTG ATGTTCCTTACCGTGTACCTCAGTAACAACGAGCAGCATTTTACAGAGGTGCCGATCACACCAGAAACCACCTGCCGAGATGTCCTAGAGCTCTGCAAGGAGCCAGGGGAAACAGACTGCCATTTAGCAGAGGTGTGGCGAGGCACAG AGCGCCCTGTGCCAGATAATGAGCGTATGTGTGAAGTGTTACacaaatatggcacacacaggaacgaAGCACAGTTTTACCTGCGACATGAACGCCCTCCATCCAGAGAATCAG TGAATGTTCAGAGAGTCCACGACCTGAATGCCAAGAGAAACGGTGTGAAGATGCCCGGCGAGAGGAGAATGGAGAATGGG GTTAATGGCCCCAGGATGGACATGACTCTAGCAGAGCTGCAGGAGATGGCtgccaggcagcagcagcagattgAAGCTCAGCAACGGATGTTGGCCACCAAG GAGCAGAGGCTGATGTTTCTGAAGCAGCAAGACCAGAGGCAACAGCAAGCCAATGAGCAAGAGAAGCTAAAGAGGCTCAGGGATATTGCAGAGAACCAAGAGGCCAAGCTGAAGAAAGTGCGAGCCCTGAAGGGCCATGTAGAGCGGAAACGGATCAGTAATGGGAGACTGG TGGAGGAAATTGAGCAGATGAGTAACCTGTTCCAGCAGAAGCAGAAGGATCTTACGACAGCCGTGTCCAAGGTGGAGGAGCTTAGCCGCCAACTGgaaatgttaaagaatggccgTATTGAAGGTTACCATGACAACCAGTCTGCCGTTTCTGAGCTCGATAGACTGTATAAAGAGCTTCAG CTGAGGAACAAGCTGAATCAGGAGCAGAATGCCAAGCTGCAGCAGCACAGGGACAATCTGAACAAGCGCAACGCTGAGGTGGCAACCATGGACAGACGCGTGAATGAGCTGCGCGAGCGCCTGTGGAAGAAGAAGGTGGCCCTGCAACAAAAGGAGAACGTACCA CAGGTAGCGAGTACTCCCAGCAGAGTAGCTGCAGTGGGCCCTTACATTCTGTCGGCCACCATGCCGAGGGGCCCCTCTTCCAGGCCGGAGCTGGTTGTTAAGCCAGCGTTCCCTGAAGGGACCAGCACTACACAAGTACCTGATGTGCCACTGAAATCCCAAACCCTGCCCAACATGAAGACTGCATCCCAGGGCAAAAACTCACAGG GTGGGTACAGTATCAAACAGCAGCCAGTGGGCACTAATTGGAGTGATGCAAATGGTAATATCCAAGGCTCTCTCAGCAGTGCTGGACAGG CTGGGAGTGCGGAGAAAGATAAGAAGAGCCGGCCATGTTCAATGTTTGATTCAGTCGAGCCTCCTCCTGGGCCTCCAAATTTTGGAACACTGCGCAAGAATCAAAGTAGCGAGGATCTTCTGAGAGACCCACAG GCTCTCACAAAAGGAGTGACAAAAGTACCCCCACCTGTACCATCTAAACCAAAACAAATCAGCCTCACTCAATATGGCCCTCCCCCCCAGCCCCCTGTAATTGAACCTAAGTCTGATGCCAGTTCACAGAAATCTCCTGCTTCACTACAAGGAAACAAGCAAAGAGCAGCCCAGCAAGCAAGAGTTCCTGTCCCTATAAACCCAGAGTCTGTTCCCACACCTAAAGTGGATAACCCACCAGCTGTAGCAGTACGGCCTTTTACCCCCCAGCCTGCTAAGGAGCCCCCTCCTCCACCCTTCCGCAAGCCCAAGACAGTCGCAGCAAGCTCCATTTACTCCATGTACACACAGCAACAAACACCCGGAAAGAATTACACTGTGCAAGGCGCCCTCACCCGATCTCAGACGCGACAACCCTTCTCTAGCG TGTATGGCAAACCAGTGCTTAATGGATCCCAGAGCCAACAGACAATGAACCAATCAGCAGACGGCACTTGTGTAGATGGGCAAGTTAAATCAAACAGCCCTGAGCCAGATGGTGATACTCCAGTGACTGTCCAGGAGAGCCAAGAGACTGAAAGAATTCCTCGCCCTCTTAGCCCTACCAAACTCTTGCCATTCCTGTCCAATCCCTACCGGAACCAGAGCGATGCTGACTTGGAGGCATTAAGAAAGAAACTTTATAATGCGCCCAGACCACTAAAGAAGAGGAGCTCTATCACAGAACCCGAGGGCCCCAATGGACCAAACATTCAGAAGCTTTTGTACCAGAGGACTACTCTGGCTGCCATGGAGACGATATCTGCCCCTAAGCAAAGCCCTGTGGCCTCCATCTCTGAGAATTCTGGGGAGGGGCTAGAGGTCCATGTGACTGCAGACCAGGAAGCAGAATCTCAGGAGGAAAGTGCTTCTTCGCTACAGGTTCTTGAACCTGAAACAAGAGAACCAATTGTGGTTCCTGAAGAAATCGAATTGTTGTCGCCGGTGCTGGGTCCTGACTATGTGCCTGAGGGGAGACCTGAGGATATTCTTCCTCTTCCACCTCCTCCTGAAGAACTGAATGTGGTTACATCCCAGCCCCCTGACACAATCATAGAGGAGTACCCCCCATATCCTCCTCCTCCTTATCCCACCTCTGGGGAACGGGACAGTCTGGTTGAAGATCCATCTAACTTGCGACCTCCAGAGATCACTGGTCAATTCTCTCTTCCTCCT GGTAAAAGGACGAACCTGAGGAAGAATGGATCTGAGCGCATCAGCCATGGAATGAGAGTGAAATTCAACCCACTGGCTTTGCTCCTGGATTCCTCTTTAGAAGGGGAATTTGACCTTGTACAGAGAATAATCTATGAG GTTGAGGATCCCAGCCAGCCTAATGATGAAGGCATCACGGCCCTGCATAACGCAGTGTGTGCCGGTCACACTGAGATTGTGAAGTTCTTGGTGCAGTTTGGGGTGAATGTAAATGCAGCAGACAGCGATGGCTG GACCCCATTACACTGCGCAGCGTCGTGCAACAACGTGCAAGTGTGCAAGTTCCTGGTAGAGTCTGGAGCAGCTGTGTTTGCTACAACGTACAGTGATCGACAGACTGCCGCAGACAAGTGCGAGGAGATGGAGGAGGGCTACAGCCAGTGCTCCCAGTTTCTCTATG GTGTCCAGGAAAAGATGGGCATTATGAACCGGGGGGTGATCTATACCCTTTGGGACTATGAAGCAGAGAATGACGATGAGATAACGATGAAGGAAGGAGACTGTATGACCATCCTGCGCAGGGAAGATGAAGATGAGACCGAGTGGTGGTGGGCCCGGTTAAATGACAAGGAGGGATATGTCTCCCGCAACTTGCTTGGG ctgtACCCAAGGATCAAGCCAAGGCAAAGATCTCTGGCGTAA
- the tp53bp2.S gene encoding apoptosis-stimulating of p53 protein 2 isoform X1, with protein MSATAGDRTDGKRSGSASPTEPVPIVTIRNILNYMNRDEISQLRLMFLTVYLSNNEQHFTEVPITPETTCRDVLELCKEPGETDCHLAEVWRGTERPVPDNERMCEVLHKYGTHRNEAQFYLRHERPPSRESVNVQRVHDLNAKRNGVKMPGERRMENGVNGPRMDMTLAELQEMAARQQQQIEAQQRMLATKEQRLMFLKQQDQRQQQANEQEKLKRLRDIAENQEAKLKKVRALKGHVERKRISNGRLVEEIEQMSNLFQQKQKDLTTAVSKVEELSRQLEMLKNGRIEGYHDNQSAVSELDRLYKELQLRNKLNQEQNAKLQQHRDNLNKRNAEVATMDRRVNELRERLWKKKVALQQKENVPISPDGNLPQQVASTPSRVAAVGPYILSATMPRGPSSRPELVVKPAFPEGTSTTQVPDVPLKSQTLPNMKTASQGKNSQGGYSIKQQPVGTNWSDANGNIQGSLSSAGQAGSAEKDKKSRPCSMFDSVEPPPGPPNFGTLRKNQSSEDLLRDPQALTKGVTKVPPPVPSKPKQISLTQYGPPPQPPVIEPKSDASSQKSPASLQGNKQRAAQQARVPVPINPESVPTPKVDNPPAVAVRPFTPQPAKEPPPPPFRKPKTVAASSIYSMYTQQQTPGKNYTVQGALTRSQTRQPFSSVYGKPVLNGSQSQQTMNQSADGTCVDGQVKSNSPEPDGDTPVTVQESQETERIPRPLSPTKLLPFLSNPYRNQSDADLEALRKKLYNAPRPLKKRSSITEPEGPNGPNIQKLLYQRTTLAAMETISAPKQSPVASISENSGEGLEVHVTADQEAESQEESASSLQVLEPETREPIVVPEEIELLSPVLGPDYVPEGRPEDILPLPPPPEELNVVTSQPPDTIIEEYPPYPPPPYPTSGERDSLVEDPSNLRPPEITGQFSLPPGKRTNLRKNGSERISHGMRVKFNPLALLLDSSLEGEFDLVQRIIYEVEDPSQPNDEGITALHNAVCAGHTEIVKFLVQFGVNVNAADSDGWTPLHCAASCNNVQVCKFLVESGAAVFATTYSDRQTAADKCEEMEEGYSQCSQFLYGVQEKMGIMNRGVIYTLWDYEAENDDEITMKEGDCMTILRREDEDETEWWWARLNDKEGYVSRNLLGLYPRIKPRQRSLA; from the exons ATGTCTGCCACAGCGGGGGACAGAACGGATGGGAAGCGCTCGGGATCGGCATCACCTACGGAGCCTGTACCTATCGTAACCATCAGGAATATTCTTAACTACATGAACCGGGATGAGATCAGCCAACTGCGCCTG ATGTTCCTTACCGTGTACCTCAGTAACAACGAGCAGCATTTTACAGAGGTGCCGATCACACCAGAAACCACCTGCCGAGATGTCCTAGAGCTCTGCAAGGAGCCAGGGGAAACAGACTGCCATTTAGCAGAGGTGTGGCGAGGCACAG AGCGCCCTGTGCCAGATAATGAGCGTATGTGTGAAGTGTTACacaaatatggcacacacaggaacgaAGCACAGTTTTACCTGCGACATGAACGCCCTCCATCCAGAGAATCAG TGAATGTTCAGAGAGTCCACGACCTGAATGCCAAGAGAAACGGTGTGAAGATGCCCGGCGAGAGGAGAATGGAGAATGGG GTTAATGGCCCCAGGATGGACATGACTCTAGCAGAGCTGCAGGAGATGGCtgccaggcagcagcagcagattgAAGCTCAGCAACGGATGTTGGCCACCAAG GAGCAGAGGCTGATGTTTCTGAAGCAGCAAGACCAGAGGCAACAGCAAGCCAATGAGCAAGAGAAGCTAAAGAGGCTCAGGGATATTGCAGAGAACCAAGAGGCCAAGCTGAAGAAAGTGCGAGCCCTGAAGGGCCATGTAGAGCGGAAACGGATCAGTAATGGGAGACTGG TGGAGGAAATTGAGCAGATGAGTAACCTGTTCCAGCAGAAGCAGAAGGATCTTACGACAGCCGTGTCCAAGGTGGAGGAGCTTAGCCGCCAACTGgaaatgttaaagaatggccgTATTGAAGGTTACCATGACAACCAGTCTGCCGTTTCTGAGCTCGATAGACTGTATAAAGAGCTTCAG CTGAGGAACAAGCTGAATCAGGAGCAGAATGCCAAGCTGCAGCAGCACAGGGACAATCTGAACAAGCGCAACGCTGAGGTGGCAACCATGGACAGACGCGTGAATGAGCTGCGCGAGCGCCTGTGGAAGAAGAAGGTGGCCCTGCAACAAAAGGAGAACGTACCA atttcTCCTGATGGGAATCTACCTCAGCAGGTAGCGAGTACTCCCAGCAGAGTAGCTGCAGTGGGCCCTTACATTCTGTCGGCCACCATGCCGAGGGGCCCCTCTTCCAGGCCGGAGCTGGTTGTTAAGCCAGCGTTCCCTGAAGGGACCAGCACTACACAAGTACCTGATGTGCCACTGAAATCCCAAACCCTGCCCAACATGAAGACTGCATCCCAGGGCAAAAACTCACAGG GTGGGTACAGTATCAAACAGCAGCCAGTGGGCACTAATTGGAGTGATGCAAATGGTAATATCCAAGGCTCTCTCAGCAGTGCTGGACAGG CTGGGAGTGCGGAGAAAGATAAGAAGAGCCGGCCATGTTCAATGTTTGATTCAGTCGAGCCTCCTCCTGGGCCTCCAAATTTTGGAACACTGCGCAAGAATCAAAGTAGCGAGGATCTTCTGAGAGACCCACAG GCTCTCACAAAAGGAGTGACAAAAGTACCCCCACCTGTACCATCTAAACCAAAACAAATCAGCCTCACTCAATATGGCCCTCCCCCCCAGCCCCCTGTAATTGAACCTAAGTCTGATGCCAGTTCACAGAAATCTCCTGCTTCACTACAAGGAAACAAGCAAAGAGCAGCCCAGCAAGCAAGAGTTCCTGTCCCTATAAACCCAGAGTCTGTTCCCACACCTAAAGTGGATAACCCACCAGCTGTAGCAGTACGGCCTTTTACCCCCCAGCCTGCTAAGGAGCCCCCTCCTCCACCCTTCCGCAAGCCCAAGACAGTCGCAGCAAGCTCCATTTACTCCATGTACACACAGCAACAAACACCCGGAAAGAATTACACTGTGCAAGGCGCCCTCACCCGATCTCAGACGCGACAACCCTTCTCTAGCG TGTATGGCAAACCAGTGCTTAATGGATCCCAGAGCCAACAGACAATGAACCAATCAGCAGACGGCACTTGTGTAGATGGGCAAGTTAAATCAAACAGCCCTGAGCCAGATGGTGATACTCCAGTGACTGTCCAGGAGAGCCAAGAGACTGAAAGAATTCCTCGCCCTCTTAGCCCTACCAAACTCTTGCCATTCCTGTCCAATCCCTACCGGAACCAGAGCGATGCTGACTTGGAGGCATTAAGAAAGAAACTTTATAATGCGCCCAGACCACTAAAGAAGAGGAGCTCTATCACAGAACCCGAGGGCCCCAATGGACCAAACATTCAGAAGCTTTTGTACCAGAGGACTACTCTGGCTGCCATGGAGACGATATCTGCCCCTAAGCAAAGCCCTGTGGCCTCCATCTCTGAGAATTCTGGGGAGGGGCTAGAGGTCCATGTGACTGCAGACCAGGAAGCAGAATCTCAGGAGGAAAGTGCTTCTTCGCTACAGGTTCTTGAACCTGAAACAAGAGAACCAATTGTGGTTCCTGAAGAAATCGAATTGTTGTCGCCGGTGCTGGGTCCTGACTATGTGCCTGAGGGGAGACCTGAGGATATTCTTCCTCTTCCACCTCCTCCTGAAGAACTGAATGTGGTTACATCCCAGCCCCCTGACACAATCATAGAGGAGTACCCCCCATATCCTCCTCCTCCTTATCCCACCTCTGGGGAACGGGACAGTCTGGTTGAAGATCCATCTAACTTGCGACCTCCAGAGATCACTGGTCAATTCTCTCTTCCTCCT GGTAAAAGGACGAACCTGAGGAAGAATGGATCTGAGCGCATCAGCCATGGAATGAGAGTGAAATTCAACCCACTGGCTTTGCTCCTGGATTCCTCTTTAGAAGGGGAATTTGACCTTGTACAGAGAATAATCTATGAG GTTGAGGATCCCAGCCAGCCTAATGATGAAGGCATCACGGCCCTGCATAACGCAGTGTGTGCCGGTCACACTGAGATTGTGAAGTTCTTGGTGCAGTTTGGGGTGAATGTAAATGCAGCAGACAGCGATGGCTG GACCCCATTACACTGCGCAGCGTCGTGCAACAACGTGCAAGTGTGCAAGTTCCTGGTAGAGTCTGGAGCAGCTGTGTTTGCTACAACGTACAGTGATCGACAGACTGCCGCAGACAAGTGCGAGGAGATGGAGGAGGGCTACAGCCAGTGCTCCCAGTTTCTCTATG GTGTCCAGGAAAAGATGGGCATTATGAACCGGGGGGTGATCTATACCCTTTGGGACTATGAAGCAGAGAATGACGATGAGATAACGATGAAGGAAGGAGACTGTATGACCATCCTGCGCAGGGAAGATGAAGATGAGACCGAGTGGTGGTGGGCCCGGTTAAATGACAAGGAGGGATATGTCTCCCGCAACTTGCTTGGG ctgtACCCAAGGATCAAGCCAAGGCAAAGATCTCTGGCGTAA